Genomic DNA from Larus michahellis chromosome 3, bLarMic1.1, whole genome shotgun sequence:
aactaatttattttattcgTGAAAAATGCAcatattgtttttcttctcataaacCAGAAGTTGCCCCAATAGTATCATGTCCGGTGAGAAAGCGCATGAGAATTACATGAACCAGCTCTTGAAACTTCCCTGTGATCTCCACTTCAAAAACCATGCACAGCAGTCAGcacaattctatcagtaggaggTATCAAACAAACGAAGTCCATAAAATAGTTGTCAGAGGACTGAAATTATGTATATTACATCACTGATCAGAATATATTGATAGTAGAAACATGTGGGTCAGTAATATGTTTCGAGCAAGCTGAAGAGGTAGGATGGTGATTGCTGTGTGCTGAGCTGTGAAAACAGAGCTTGGATCCTAAGAAAGGGAAATGGACAAAAACTAGTATTCTGGTGAGACTGAGGAAAGAATTTAAAGCTCTATTAATGTATTAATAATATATTAGGTAGTGGGGATGGAGAGCCAAAGCTGGGCATACATCACGGCTCTGCCAGCATTGGATTTTCTTCAATATCTGACATGCGGAAAGAAGGAAGCAAGCATTAGCCAGCTCTTTGTGCCATCtgagaagaaggaaagggtgATTCCAAGTGACCTTCTGATTCCTGGACTAAGACAGTCCCATTATGCTTCCTATAAAGTCTAAAATTATAACCTTGAAAATGTTGTAAGGTAGTTATTTGGGATGACTATGGAGATGATCTTTCTGGAGGGCTCACTGTACTTCATGGTGGAAGGAAGTAATATAGAATGAGCTGCATATCATTACCAGCAAGAATGCGTCATTAACAGCAAGTCATCATCAGGGACTGAGGAATTGTGAGTTGTTCTTTAGAAGCTGTTTATTAAACCATTTTTCTGTAAGAAGTTAAGTCACAGGAATTTAGGGGTTTTGGGATGAATTTCTAGAATATGCATTATAAAGCAGCTTAGAACGCCAGATGGTCTTTAAAGACACTGACCTCAATAGCAGGGAAGAATTTTAATACAGTAAGAGTACATTCAACTTTTCATCTCATTTTACCACTGAAATACTACAGTAAGAATAAAGTAGGAGACTGGGATGTGGTGACAGCCATCCCAGATGCCCAGGTAGGAGGCAGAAACTTCTGTGTTGGAAGCACGAGCGTTCCCTGTGAAAGTCAGACATTTCTTGCTAACCTCATCAGTAGCCCAACCTTGAACTTGAGTTCTGCTGAGATAGGCAAGTACTCACACTCCTTCTCTCTGCTGTTGGCATTATAcatctgttgcgtgaaacggggccaagcggttttggcagaagataaacccccttgcgttctaacactcctcaccgaggtgggaggctaggtgcggctacgtttaaattctgagtgatgcccaattcagcactatcagtccaatcgcgtttaatatgtattaaactattacgatttggatacactaatggtgggctgcaccttcagtctagtcgtgctcctgaactagcacggcctctctcaagttttggtcgcgttcagtgagaaagcgaaacggctagctacttaaacagtgcagtttatttaaacaacagatatacaggttctttaggattgccggtgataaatacactgtctgcaaagcacgtgcaaataaagatattgctaagtatacaaacgcgcgacaaaattataaacgatacagcctggctataaatgtagggtagagattctctagagaaatttctaagtccccgagaaagcgctcggtgtaatcgaagtcttacccaaaggcgtccctatgggggggaagaaaggctcagcccgtcgactgatcccggaaatcagcggtggaattcttcgcgatggtgtcttccctgacatcccctctctcttgggctatttttatattatttttttatcttcaaagtggagtttgagtgactttagtcatacatacttttattatgattaatgtattcaaggaggagtgttcacacctcgggggcggatagcctccgggatggaggtgtgttttggtacattgtggtgagcaaagttcgcacaaaaggacagcatttcatcaacattagacgaaatgttggctcgggtagcgtgtaggccgcttatcagttccgtagtaccatctcgtccccatatctgctattcgtcacaagggaaggccacggaacaagcgtgttccgttccatccctcgtgtagtttcacaaacaaccttgtacagggaatcgcagatgttgggttctttgtgtgccagctgcggctgtattctacctcagaagcctcttgattttatgactttccttaatgtgtgaacaatgctgtatttttgtattcttggccaatttagtaattattccacataatccaccccgtgactacagtcacttaagctccacgataatcaatactgatggggaatatcacatgtcctcttatggcgagggatatcaagtgcaaatacttcttgtggggtgattaagcgagttaagcgtttcatcataatccaaagtctaacatataaaacaattgtcaaagcaaagcacaatacagtgagtactagtagaacaacaacaggatggagcatcttgttaaaaagtcctgtagctgttggtgaccatccaaagagggtgtcccaccattcatgtccaccgtctctcttgaccctttccagtacatggtgtatttcttcaacgtcatgatggacagtaatcagagttctttgtccattttcttgggcctctttcaacaatcgcttcaattcatcgtgttgtagcaacttcttcactagtgagagattcattccgataggggtaggcagcaaatctcgaatcaatgtgtaattagattgtagcaattgaaaagacgtaacaggagctgaataactgaagtcacatccaatgatgttagtaaagttacaaacacaaagatttgagttattacttatatctactgctatgtcatctacgaatacaaaagtacagggagacctcatgcaaacacaccctttcccaatatatacaagcacagtttctggggtttcatcaggttgtatctcaaaatgacaaacgttctggttggtgtcaagacaaatgtcttgtgccttgagagtattactctcacaaatgaatccttgttgatctcgtgaaatgcatgcttcaacatcaacagtttgccatttattctcgttttggtgtgcccacactctatgctctaccggatggagtatagctccatggtgattcaaccccagtgcgatgattgggtatatggtgtatactgaggcattgcgtatcgttaagacaaaagctgtggctttgctctcagtgggatcatagatgaaattaaccagataccaccaggattgaaattttctctcaaactcaattgcattatcccatattacttttcgaatttcagtgggcaaggtgccttcttcaccttcccttataattgcggctgtcatagattgcatccacagttgggcttggatacaactaagggccaaggaaacattgttttgggttgtaccaagtgcatctgtgatcagctgatggtctttttcacccgtttcctcccactgaggcaatatattcgataaaagccattggtgatttcccaatgctgatagagaggactgtagaggatgttttaatttgtctagatcactagtagttgtgactagtttgtttgcaagtatctcagcatctatactatttaagactcccagtcctgttcctaagataccagtcacctctctcttcagtcgttgtgaggtggcaacagttcgccggcctaaccatgctgaccatcctgcataagatgtactcaggaatggtgagcaggtgggtttgatcgcagagatattaatctgcattgacaattctactcgtttgagggaatatgttgggttaaacagtatttgttgttgacctgtgtgtttaatggcataagggccaatgttaaaggtgtaaggagttagactaatggagggctgagtagctacacccttgaaagtttgtgggggtgtaggttttgggttcatttcaacaggttcagatgtatttgagtcaatcataaattcaaataacaattccgtgcccctgtagccccaaatacaatatactacgataggtttgataaaggtgaagttgtgccagcaatctgagtttggctctataattttgtaacaatcagtgttatatttgtccggtttagtagagtctacatggatggtttcaattacagttggtctatggtgagcagacccattgattactcggcagctaatttgtattttctttcctgggacggcttcaagcttagccatttggagtgagtctttccaactccatttatctctggaatatacttcacttccttgtataaccagagtggagagatttaaatccctcatgttttctagtgtctcagtgcttgcagtgtatcgtgacagtgcattatcccaaagctcatcatcaaggggcagattcttaagtccgctcaataaggtgtcattatcgggggtttcagatagtggcagtggaaccagactagtctgtggagttgagtcaggttcgactatatctatgctttgatctatctcatgttttgaaaacacctcattttcatgtaggactacagtggccaggctcaattttccttttcctgttcctgccatcgcattgtgttttacataagcttgagaccacggccattctgggtctctttgactacaaacaacagggagtaaaaagataaaactgaatagcatcaattccatctgccaattcgtcattctaaaatttaggcctccagatggccatacataacaaaaataatattattgccaggatcaatgtcaggattccctggagacactcgaggttagcgtaggccaatgcgtctgtccagtacagttcttccaaggttcctgtaagacacaaaggaaaagaaaatctgctcggtctcatttgaccgacggggttaaaaagagggcgagatccaccgggtgctgatccggtgtatcttccctgaacagtctttggcttcccatgcatgggggtttttgggagtagctaacaccattggtactgtgccaatttgaggcattttcactaacacaggttgcccagggtgaaattgtcctaggtattttcgtggttcattgggaacttttggagtgatgatatcagcagatacacagaaagctttcattttaggacagccatctccactccatctgttatttaattgatagatggcatcatccaatcgcaaatgccaaccaggttcatgagtttttgcaaaacgcttaaccaatccattggtgcgttcaacaatgccattagcctgaggataatagggagtatgaaatacccatcgaatcccttcttctttggcccagtcttgtaccactgtagcggtaaagtgtgaaccgttatcactttggatttcctcaggaaggggaagtgtgctgaaccacccttttaggcctttcactgtgttgtccccagtagctgatttgaagctggtggccatagtgaggccagagataatctccactccgactaggacgtatcttttctcacctgatgatctcaagggcccaatataatcaatttgccatgaatgccacaatgttttcttgtcccgaatgtgtaaaggaggcgccttactcggatgatctttattgagtcgtaggcgacattgtgaacaggcggttactacttgttcacacagcttaaccgacacaggccacccccgggctagaccttcctgatacagatcagcacggcctgtatggccacgcttaatatgtaaccattcgagtaagcgttcccattcccgaccatcatctacaatgtcaatttgctgcaaccgcgtgaggctatctacctgttggttgaattgagcagtgatcgagttcgaacgatcatggccttttacccaaccaatgtgcaatgttctctgtcctcccatttccaacagttgcttccaactatctgtctcccagattgggactctattcacctgccaatcattggctgcccagtgtccaatccattcagtggctcctttaaaaacagcatatgagtcagtgtaaatgtaagtagccccatgttgtgcagctagtaggacggctctgagttcccctacttgtgcgctaccttctcctgtttcaattgctctttcccccgttgctacttccagtgctacggccttgtatttccacttactgttctcacggtgagatgacgcatcagtaaaccacactcctgtaagatcactgccttctttcagaggaggtgcttcttggattggagatggtctgtttggtggggattggaacaatagggcaccatctatatccttctggagcttggatactttgatactaccttcagagattggcatgatatcattaatgccttctaaataagcataccactttcgaactgtgggtttctgggcaatgccggctggtggtgctgtccctttacggaccacatctaggagacgaaaagggccccgaacaatcacgctctgttcgctccttatctgctctgctcgttgcaatgctcgcaccagggacagtaaacccttctcaaggtctgaatatctgctctcagtatcattaaaggagtgagagctaaattctaatggtctctccggtcctgctggtcccttttgccataagttacaatgagaaccatgttcgctgaacccccattctacatggacagggtcagttggatgtatggggccaagttgttggaataaccttagctcttttattagcaattctagtgcattagtatgttgttcagtccactcccaggatttaccttttttgagcaaacaataaagggggtgagcaatgatggaaaagccagggatgtgtttatgccaataacttaaagttcccagaacttgctgtaactccttcgtgctggaaggattctgtccatgttctatttttttcagggtatcctgagggacagaagcagctcccttaatccaccagacccccaggaatttaacttcctgtgcgggtccctgacattttga
This window encodes:
- the LOC141740774 gene encoding uncharacterized protein LOC141740774, with amino-acid sequence MTNWQMELMLFSFIFLLPVVCSQRDPEWPWSQAYVKHNAMAGTGKGKLSLATVVLHENEVFSKHEIDQSIDIVEPDSTPQTSLVPLPLSETPDNDTLLSGLKNLPLDDELWDNALSRYTASTETLENMRDLNLSTLVIQGSEVYSRDKWSWKDSLQMAKLEAVPGKKIQISCRVINGSAHHRPTVIETIHVDSTKPDKYNTDCYKIIEPNSDCWHNFTFIKPIVVYCIWGYRGTELLFEFMIDSNTSEPVEMNPKPTPPQTFKGVATQPSISLTPYTFNIGPYAIKHTGQQQILFNPTYSLKRVELSMQINISAIKPTCSPFLSTSYAGWSAWLGRRTVATSQRLKREVTGILGTGLGVLNSIDAEILANKLVTTTSDLDKLKHPLQSSLSALGNHQWLLSNILPQWEETGEKDHQLITDALGTTQNNVSLALSCIQAQLWMQSMTAAIIREGEEGTLPTEIRKVIWDNAIEFERKFQSWWYLVNFIYDPTESKATAFVLTIRNASVYTIYPIIALGLNHHGAILHPVEHRVWAHQNENKWQTVDVEACISRDQQGFICESNTLKAQDICLDTNQNVCHFEIQPDETPETVLVYIGKGCVCMRSPCTFVFVDDIAVDISNNSNLCVCNFTNIIGCDFSYSAPVTSFQLLQSNYTLIRDLLPTPIGMNLSLVKKLLQHDELKRLLKEAQENGQRTLITVHHDVEEIHHVLERVKRDGGHEWWDTLFGWSPTATGLFNKMLHPVVVLLVLTVLCFALTIVLYVRLWIMMKRLTRLITPQEVFALDIPRHKRTCDIPHQY